From a region of the Pongo abelii isolate AG06213 chromosome 9, NHGRI_mPonAbe1-v2.0_pri, whole genome shotgun sequence genome:
- the PRG2 gene encoding bone marrow proteoglycan isoform X2: MKLPLLLALLFGAVSALHLRSETSTFETPLGAKTLPEDEETPEQEMEETPCRELEEEEEWGSGSEDASKEDGAVESISVPDMVDKNLTCPEEEDTVKVVGIPGCQTCRYLLFTCRRCYRGNLVSIHNFNTNYRIQCSVSVLNQGQIWIGGRITGSGRCRRFQWVDGSRWNFAYWATRQPWSHGGHCVALCTRGGHWRRTHCLRRLPFICSY, from the exons ATGAAACTCCCCCTACTTCTGGCTCTTCTATTTGGGGCAGTTTCTGCTCTTCATCTGA GGTCCGAGACTTCCACCTTTGAGACCCCTTTGGGTGCTAAGACGCTGCCTGAGGATGAGGAGACACCAGAGCAGGAGATGGAGGAGACCCCTTGCCGGgagctggaggaagaggaggagtgggGCTCTGGAAGTGAAGATGCCTCCAAGGAAGATGGGGCTGTTGAGTCTATCTCAGTCCCAGACATGGTGGACAAAAACCTTACGTGTCCTGAGGAAGAGGACACAGTAAAAGTGGTGGGCATCCCCGGGTGCCAGACCTGCCGCTACCTCCTG TTTACTTGCCGGAGGTGCTACAGGGGCAACCTGGTTTCCATCCACAACTTCAATACTAATTATCGAATCCAGTGTTCAGTCAGCGTGCTCAACCAGGGTCAAATCTGGATTGGAGGCAGGATCACAGGCTCG GGTCGCTGCAGACGCTTTCAGTGGGTTGATGGCAGCCGCTGGAACTTTGCGTACTGGGCTACTCGCCAGCCCTGGTCCCACGGTGGTCACTGCGTGGCCCTGTGTACCCGAG GAGGCCACTGGCGTCGAACCCACTGCCTCAGAAGACTTCCTTTCATCTGTTCCTACTGA
- the PRG2 gene encoding bone marrow proteoglycan isoform X1 — MKLPLLLALLFGAVSALHLRSETSTFETPLGAKTLPEDEETPEQEMEETPCRELEEEEEWGSGSEDASKEDGAVESISVPDMVDKNLTCPEEEDTVKVVGIPGCQTCRYLLVRSLQTFNQAWFTCRRCYRGNLVSIHNFNTNYRIQCSVSVLNQGQIWIGGRITGSGRCRRFQWVDGSRWNFAYWATRQPWSHGGHCVALCTRGGHWRRTHCLRRLPFICSY; from the exons ATGAAACTCCCCCTACTTCTGGCTCTTCTATTTGGGGCAGTTTCTGCTCTTCATCTGA GGTCCGAGACTTCCACCTTTGAGACCCCTTTGGGTGCTAAGACGCTGCCTGAGGATGAGGAGACACCAGAGCAGGAGATGGAGGAGACCCCTTGCCGGgagctggaggaagaggaggagtgggGCTCTGGAAGTGAAGATGCCTCCAAGGAAGATGGGGCTGTTGAGTCTATCTCAGTCCCAGACATGGTGGACAAAAACCTTACGTGTCCTGAGGAAGAGGACACAGTAAAAGTGGTGGGCATCCCCGGGTGCCAGACCTGCCGCTACCTCCTGGTGAGAAGTCTTCAGACGTTTAATCAAGCTTGG TTTACTTGCCGGAGGTGCTACAGGGGCAACCTGGTTTCCATCCACAACTTCAATACTAATTATCGAATCCAGTGTTCAGTCAGCGTGCTCAACCAGGGTCAAATCTGGATTGGAGGCAGGATCACAGGCTCG GGTCGCTGCAGACGCTTTCAGTGGGTTGATGGCAGCCGCTGGAACTTTGCGTACTGGGCTACTCGCCAGCCCTGGTCCCACGGTGGTCACTGCGTGGCCCTGTGTACCCGAG GAGGCCACTGGCGTCGAACCCACTGCCTCAGAAGACTTCCTTTCATCTGTTCCTACTGA